Below is a window of Brachionichthys hirsutus isolate HB-005 unplaced genomic scaffold, CSIRO-AGI_Bhir_v1 contig_321, whole genome shotgun sequence DNA.
ACCAGTTCCTCCCTCCAGAGAACTGCATCGACTACATCGCCTGGGACATGGCCCGCTATACCAAGAGGTTGGCGTTTGTCAATGTTAAATTTACTTTCATAGTGTCATACTTTTTTCATCAAAAATATCAACCTCatttgaaaagaagaaaatgctgTTATTAACACTCCagcctcaccaggagcactcacagtttgattttttttttttttgcctgaatgAATCATGATGCGGCATTTACAACAAAACAGTTCCAGTTTTCTGAAAGTGGCCCCATTATAAAACAATGTCATAGGGGGATTACTGAATAAACATGCACAAATTAACAGGTTGCATTCGTAAGAACAAGAAGCAGGACAAAGTGCCAGAgtacttctgagaataaacttCTTTATCCACAAGGGGAGACTTTTACATTATATTTACTTTGATTtgcactttgatttttttttttacgctggTTGCCATTCCTGATGTAACACTCTGCATtcatccgggcttgggaccagcagatgggagaaactggcaatgctgcgttagctcctgctaaccgcactacccgtgctacccatgaggatgcattaaacatttatattatataaactttaatttatattaacTTTTACATTAGTGCTGAATAATGGAAATATATGCCATTTTTTTGATTAATTAAAACAGGAATCATCCTGCTTCTTTATTTCTCTTAGTAAGTTGTGCAACGTCCTGGACCGACTGAGTATGATAGCAGAGACTGTGGTTAAACGAACAGGCTTCTTCATCAATCGCTCCGACTTCTACTGTCATACCCTCAGaccagaggacaggtgagcatTTCCTCCTCCACAGTATAGTACAGTATttacgtacgaaggactttcgacggaaacaagaccgcaagggcttttttgaaatgctcctcttagacagggtgtttgactgtacttgtactgcaaatacatactattgtttcactgtacttgtactgctctaacattctatctaataaatatattcatcatcatcatcacagtaaATATCAATCAGGGTAACACCAGTTATCGTTTAGGCTATAATAccataaaataaatgctaacaAAGTAAGCATATTGTGCATGTACTGTGTATTATTTGTTGAAATGCGAATCTTGATAATTTTGCTCTCATATATACTAATAATGACGGTGTGTGTTCCAAATGATCTGTTGAAGCTAATATTCTATTTTAAGgttgaaataaatacatgaattcatttatttagatGGGGAGCTCTAGGAGGACGCATCACAGCCAGTGGTCTTGTGCAGGTATGTTACAGCGTGATCAGGGtttttgtcatttctgtctccatgaTTCGGTTTTTGGAAGGCTCTGAATTTTTTGCCTCTCAAATGCTGATTTGTTTGTAGCTTTTGTTCACTGGAAAATGGATCTGTTTCAATATTGTTAATATTttcagttacaaaaaaaaaaatcacaatacaGTACTAGGCCAAGgaagctgtttttgtttgtaattgttgcattgttgttgttttttgtgtgtatttattgctATAGCTACCAAACTAGGTCAATACACGTAACTGCATAATGCGAGGTCAGACGAGCTTGTTGTGTAAGCTGTCCCAGGAGTTATCGAAGCTGTTTACTATAACTGGGCATGACAACAGCTTTGTTGTTGTAGACCGGCGTCTTGCGGACCAACTGCGTGGACTGTCTGGATAGGACCAACACTGCCCAGTTCATGGTGGGAAAGTGTGCACTGGCCTATCAGCTTTATGCACTAGGAATGATCGATAAGCCCAAACTCCAGTTTGATACTGACTGCGTGAGGTAAAGCATCTTACTTCATCATAGattgcgtgcctgtgtgtggtTTTTCGTGTCAGTGCTATTCATCCCTCATCAACCCAACTGACAGGAACCATGTATTTGATCAACTTGttaatgtgtgtttgcttgttatCTGTGCGTGACCCAGGCTGTTTGAGGAGCTCTATGAGGACCATGGAGACACGTTGTCGCTCCAGTATGGAGGCTCTCAGCTGGTCCACAGAGTCAAGACCTACCGCAAGATTGCTCCATGGACACAACACTCCAAAGACATCATGCAGACACTGTCACGCTACTACAGCAACGCTTTCTCAGGTGTGTTGTGTAGAGGTGCCATCTCATCTTTTTCATTCACTGTCTTCCAAAATCCAAATAAATAGGATGACCCAATTATCGGCTTCTCCCAAAAGCTCTCCAACATGTCTCAGGttctcattaccctcgccgaagaggaggcgagggtattgcagttgggtgcgtttgtttgtttgtttgtttgtctgtttgtctgtctgtctgtttgtttgcttgtttgtctgtccgagcgcgtaactcaaaaactagtaacccaatcgacttgaaatttttacacaagtaaggttctgtccgtggctcggtcctccccgagaatggcgttgatccggatctggatccagattctagaattatttttacatctggaattgtgcctgtgctgtaaactgtcactttaagagggagggacacgaatggcatgatgggaaaaagagtccagaaggagtcttgtagtacattccggagcagcaagctagagcaggtttggcccctctgatccggaagccctgtttactgtctcacaagatccaatagtcttttggaggcggggtctgcaatctctgattgtcgttttctagttgttgaGCTGTTTTCATTGAAACATGAGACACACCCTTTATGAAGCTGTTCCCTATTTTCATTCAGTCGGTACATTTTGTGCCCTCAAATGTCACACAATGTTGACAAAAGCCTGAAAAATAACGACAATGATTGACTGACTCCTTTTGAATGTTAATTCTTCGCCAATGGATTAATTTACCCATGACTGAGCATCAGAATGTATTCTCACAGGATACTGTCCAGATTGTTATTCAAACGTGAGAATGATTAAATGCATTGTATGCACACAACTTGTCCCTCCAGATGCGGACAGACAGGATGCTATCAACCTGTTTCTCCAAGTCTACCAGCCATCAGAGTCCAAGCCACACCTCTGGGAGCTTCCGACGGATTTCTACCTGCATCAGAGGAACACCATGTGCCTCCCTCAAAACAGACGCAGGTAAGCACACGCACTGTTACATTTACACAAGACTGCTAGATGTACATGCAACACATGCAGAAATCTAAATCCAAATATTGATAAATAGCTATACTTCTAAATATACACTGCAAAACTGTGCATATACACAATATGACAAGATatgaaaatacacagaaacacggCGAAAGTCACAACCCTTTATATTAACATGATCTGCCCTTCAGATAGGCACGATGAGTGAATCGTGTTTTCATCTTGTGAGAAGGGCACTGACAGGTGCCCGATTACATAACAGAACACCCTAGAGAACTTCTCAAGGTTGTAGAGTCTCAAATGTGTAACTTTACTGTGAGTGGAGGCTGTAAAACGCAGGATGTATGAATGTAACTAAGAACCACTGTGTAGATCTGATAGAGCATGATCCCCTTGAGGTTGTCTTCAAACTGTGGTCAAGGGTTTCATCTTTTTCATCAAATCATGTCAACGAATGAGTTGTGTAAATCTTTAAAATGACGGTAATGTAAAATGGTTTAACTTTAAAGTAATGGCTGGGACATGAAACTGCTTGCTAGTCAGTCAGCAATGTTGGAAGAGTCTAATTATAACACCTCTTAAATCTCTTGCAAAGTCAATTAAAGCATTCATGTTATGTGCCATATAAATTGAACATCATGAGTTTGTAGTCGGATATTGGAGCTGTTGTCTGTCCAAGTTGAGAACCAGTTGTCTGCCAGATGTGCACTATTGTACAGCTATTATTCCACAGGGTTACAAtggattttattgaatttgtcaGTCAAACTCTATACTGTAGCTCATAATTCTTAGTAGCACATCAGACTAAATCACGCTCAGTCCGTTTATTCAAATTGATCCTATTGATTAAGGTTCTTGTATAGTTTTGCAGTATGTGATCCAAGCAATTCAATCTTCAGCAAAGCCTGCAGAATACAGATCAATCAGTGGAAGGTTTTCATCTAAGGCTTTAACGCGTGCATTTTGTCTGTCTACAGCTACACATTGTGGTGGTCAGAAGGAATCCTGTCCTACCTTCCTGTGGCCTATGATGAAGGTATCACTTCAATATATGGCATCTGTGtaacatattttacatattatataatataataatctgCCACAGATAAATGATTGCAAAGTATAACACACAGAGACTGAGATGACAGTTGGGTAAGAGTTTCATTTGAGACGGGAGGAGACGTCATGAGAATGtgcaaatttattttattgacttgTGAATGAATTTTCCTGGAAGGAATGAGGAACAGAATATACCAGGTGATTGCTCCTGAGTGCAAactaattgttgttgttttttgttttctgcactcgtgtgtgtgtgtgtgtgtgtgtgtgtgtgtgtgtgtgtgtgtgtgtgtgagtgcagtACCCTGTGAGGAAACAATGAAGAGGGTTAAAGTGAAGAGGGTGAACCGCTTTGACGAGAGTATTGACATATACACAGAGTTCTTCAAACCGTATGAGCTCACTTCCTTTGATGACACATTCTGCATTGCCATGACCAACTCTTTAAGGTGAATACACAAAACATTCAACCGAGAGCTGTTATATACAGTAGTGTGTTGCAGAGTGTTTTATGGGTTTCCATCTGATTTTTCTTCATAAAAGGGAATTTATGCCCAAAACATTAGGAGTGGATCCAAGCCCATTTACCGTTCGCAAGCCAGAAGAAACAGGGAAATCAGCACTGAGGTgagagagatttattttatGATCCCAGAAATGGTGTATCTGTGTTACCTTTGTCTATATGAATGTTCGTAAAAGGGGATATGACCTATCCACTTCtcctaagaaaaaaaaaacccccacaagACAGAATTGATTGAGATTTCATCCTGTTTGCGTTTACTGAATGATTTCTTTGGGAATCCATCACAACAGATTGGGAGCTTCGCTGCTGGTTCTCTGCAGACTCACGGCTCAGACTACAATGAGTCGGGACTCGGGAGATTGTTCCCCTGAATGATTTGTGTCATTGTGGCCTCGAGCATCAGAGCTTTGGTATTGAGGCATCATTTTGTTATGTCATGTTTATACGGCGGTCCCACAGCTCAGTGCAGGCGGGGTCACTGTGTATCTCATCTGGTGGAGCACGTCCTTCCTTCATGGAGACGTGGTCTTAAAGTAGTGCAGGCTCTCTCTGCTTTTCCCCTGTCGCTCCTCTAGTTTCTccctgtcctgctgtcctggctttaaaacacaaagacatgaaTGAAACCTCCATCTACAACATAATGAGGACATGTGCAGCATctaggaaaaaaataaagtgcaacTGAAAGCAGGATATTACAAGACAAGACCCTCAAGATGAGCATCTGGTCATTAGTTTCCTCAATGTGCTCATGACTATATTTCTAGTACAATTAAATCGCTGGGGTTTTATGTCAATCTACTATTTTCTAAAAAAGGCTATGGTCTAAATGCAGCCTGCATCTTCCAGCATCCAGGGCATCTTTGGCTTTGGAAACAAATGTTCTAGttaattcatccattcatttattatgtATTAAATTACATGTCACTGTGCCCTCGTAGACAGAGCGTCATTTGACATGGTGTTCTCAGGTAACCAAAAACACGGCTCCGGCTTTTcccctgtttttgttttggtcgcaagtgtgtgtttggtgtgtgtgtgtgtgtgttacggcgtgtatttgtacacatgcaTTATTACAAAATAGAATCATGCAGAGTATACTGCTTCCTGTATTTTCGGGAACCCTGTTAGCTTCCACAAAGTGGTCTTCTGGAGTCAGTACAGAAACAGTTGACTTTTGCATATGAAAACAAACGACAGCAATAAAAGAATACTTGGCCCTTGTGGAACATTTCACTAGGTATGGCAGACGTACCTGTGTATGGCAAAACATGTGACCAGACGAGTGGCCAGTCAATCCTAATTCATCGCACCTCAACATCTTATCTCAGCTCAACTCATTTTCATGAAGCATAGAACAAAAGtgagtttatgtgtgtgttttttacgCTGCTTTTCTGAAATACTCACGTCTTGGGAGACAGCTCCTCTTCCCAGCAAGAActaaaagagaaaaatggaggCTTGTTTAATGCTGTTACAATTCTTCCCCAGTTAATGAGGAAGGGAGCGTTTCCTATTGTCTGACATCATAATAACGCTACGAAAGAGCATTTCCTATTTTTCGTAAAGGGTTGATTTCCTTGACCTTGCTCTGGACAACAGGGCCTCTCGGTAGGATTGTATTTTATAACCTACTTATTTCCTGAATATAATATGatgaaactagaaaaacacttgGATGTTAAATCAGGTGTTAAAAGTAGATTTTGCATAAATGTAGGCACCCATGTCATTGTTGACTTGAATATGTGTAACTACTTAACGCTGATTAATTGGAACACAGTTATTCATATTACTGTAGGCATTTAAATCGCATCcgttatttcttatgggaaatatagtttctgttttcgaacagtattacggaacgaattataAGTTTgagaaccaaggttccactgAAATGGTAAGttgctaaaaagaaaaaggtcttAATGACTATTAACCAGTCTTTTGGTTGCAACCAAATTTATCCCGTTAGCCCAAACAATTAGTTCTCTGTAGAattctaacatttaaaaactgtcCCCAGTTATTTACTGTATTATCATTTTAGATGAACAATCATGTTTTGGAACCAATTTACCAATAATGGGCTCGAAACCATCATTGAGCATGAATGCGTATCTTTTTGGATCGTTGCAGCAACAAGAGCAGCAAGGATGAGACTCTGCTCCAGCGGAAGACGGCAGCCAGTGCACCTCCTCCCCCAAGCGAGGAGGCCATTAGCAGCACTTCAGAGGACGATTCAGAGGAGGACCGTGACGATGACGGGTCTGTGTCCCAGCGTTCTACCCCCATCAAACTGCTAACGGAGTCTGGGGAGAGCTCTCGTACACAGGAGGTATGAAAAGGCAACGCATTTACTGACGCACTGACACAATAATGATATTAAATATATTGAACAAATTATGAAAGAGGAATTGGAAGCACAAGTAAACAAAGTCTAAATTTGTATCCCTATGAAGCCTCATTGTTTGATACTGAGGAAATTAAATGAGATCCTCTTATGAGTCAAGGATATGTAATCTCCTCAAGCCTCCAGCGAATTGTCACTGCGATTTAGGTGGTGTTGATCCCACTCACTTGCGTTTTTGGCCTCAGAAATAGTTTGTTCTCTAATTTGGATATGTCAttcttaattgtatttttcTATCTACATGTCCCAGAAGTCCTCCAGACAAAATTAGTTCTGGTTTCTGTTTGTGCCAGACAGAGGAACCTCTTACTCATGAACTCTATTTTCAGTCTTGCTCGAGTTCGCATGCTCCTCTGCACTCTCAAAtcatttttgtacattttggtAGGAAAAGAAGTTACTCTTGATCCAAAGCTCACATTCAGTACAATACCGTGCACATACATTTACAAAGCAGCTTCCAAGGTATTGCTGCATGACTTTGGCTCGTAGTCAGACATTCAAGTTTCAATTCATTCTCTAGTGAAATACCAAAATGGACTGGTTGCCGGTTGACTTTTCTTGTTGATCCAGATTCCACagaacacatgcagcacagtAATGAGCACCGCGAGTAGGTCGGTGTGTTACAGGATGAATCACCCAGAACGTGCTTTTAAGTGTGCCGTCACGGAATGTTGGAACAGATCTTCACGTTCTATAAAGTTCCTGTCCCTTCAGTCTTGTATTGGATTGTTTTTGAGAAGCATTGAGCATTATGTCTTAATTCAGACGTATTAGTTTAATGTAATAGGGTAGCAGGGTGAAACAGGAGCCTATATTAGAACCTATACTGATGGTTCTAATATAGTTCTTCAATGGACTGTATCAAtgatttttttgcatttgatagATCAAAAAAACTTaggattaaaatgatttaacagCCTAAAGCTGCTGCGTTTCAACTTCCATTAACATTTCCATTTGGTGCattcaagaaaacataaaagtGAGCAGATAGTTATAAGAAAAAACAGATTCCAGTGGATGAAAATTTTTATCTAAAGAGTTTTGACTAAGCCTGCCCTTCCTTATCAATCTGTCTTTATGAGTCATCAGTGTTTTCTCTGGTCCGTCTGTCGGGGGGGGCCTTGAACGATGAGCCGGTCATGAGTTTTGCTCATGGCACAGCGAGCTCACGTGTTGGGcgcacactcccccccccccccgtctcgtgCTGCTGCCTCCAAGCCCCTCCCTGAGAATGGATTTGCAGGGTGCAATCTTTCAATGCAAAactgttaaaatatttaaacgCCGGATCATTACAGTGTTTGACGTGTAATTTCATGGACTCATTTTCTATGTGCACCTGCCTGAATATGGCTGGATTTACAGTGCAATCTGTTTCCACGCAATACATGTGCTGCAAAACCTGTGTGTTCCTGCGTACTCTGTGCaatgatgtgtatttttgtgatgttaatttattttttcccctgtatatacacacgtgtgtgttcacagctgctgcttctcggACGTGGTCCTGAAACACCCTCAttcatttcacccccccccctgcaagaACATGTTTATTGGTTTATCAGAAGTTATTGTGTTTATGATGAATTGCCATACCAATTACTCAAAAGATCAGTTGTAACTGAATTCATCCACGATATTCAGAATATACTCAGCTGTTATGAAATGGCCCACAAGCTGCCAAGAAGCCACCCATGGCCATGCGTTAACAGCAGGCTTGCAATCCCGCCCCATGACACAAGGCAAGCTGGATGCATGCCGATAGCACGGCATTCCCTCCCTGTCAGCGGCGTGTGAACACAAAAACTGGGATTAATCAGATCAGACATTCTGTCACTGCCTCCTCATCTTATCTAACAAATGTGATGAGCAGAGAGAGGCTCATCTGATGAATTTTAAACACCCTgtcaatatactgtatattgcttttcttttcataGATTTAGGTGCTCAGCAGTTTTTGGTTTAATTgtttacatttactttttaaaaccatgttgtaataaaaaatgttctGAAATGAGTTCTAAAATTATAATGATTAGAATGTCTGTACCCCTCCCATAGATGACCCCACCCTCATCAGACACCTACAATTGCTTTGAATAAAAGTCAAGGAACATGATGCACTGATCTGATGTAATGTCATCTGAGTTGGAGGAGGCTTTAaactaaaacaatttaatttctttgtgtttttctttttacttttatttaaacttccttgtatttttctgtctcaGTTGGACGCTCAGGTTAACTGCATTCCCGTGTCTCCTCCACAGGAGATCCAGAAGCAGCAGTCGATGAAGGAGCCCTATGGACTCAGTCTGGCTGCGTTTCCTGCTGAGGAAGACCTGCTCATCTATGAGAGGTGATGGACGCGCGGCTGCATTGCAGATCCACATGTGCATTCAGTCTGTTGGGCTTTTTCCATCTTTCAAGTCCATTTCTCTCAGCAGAACACGTGTAGAAAAATTCAGAAAAAGAGGTGTTTTGATCgcattaataatttatttgtcaCAAAATCTAAGAATGCACAGTGGACAAGAAATAACATTTAagacatttttctgactgaCCAGATTGCCTGTTACTGAGGCGGTGAAATGATCCCGTGCGTATCATACTTCGGACCGCTCTGTTTCTGCCCACAGCTCCTTCCCCTCACCCCGTggtttcatttatgtttgtgcgTCGATTTCATCTTGTCCgttctctgtttgtttgatgGGTGAATAGGCACCGTGAGACTCTGAAACGGAACACGACTGCCTGTTCTTTCACTGCCAGCTGCACATTTGATACAGTCCCGTGATTTGATTGGAGCTGTAATAGTTTGTTCTGCTATTGGCTATTCCCCGGCCCAGCGAGAATACCTGGCTTGTTTTGGTGCATGCTCATGCCTCTGAGGCAATAGCTGATCAAGTTTTATATGAGTTCATGAGTTTCAAGCGCAGTTGTTGGGTTACAATTGTTCTGACTGACCCCTTCAGATGCTAAGACCCTGACTTATCTAGTCACCCTTGAAATACTGGACCCTCCCAGCTCAAAGTCAGACTTTGATTTATAAAATgctataaaatgtattttagattAACTTTAAAAACAGGTTTCTCTGATTAGGTTGTCCTTTCTCTGTttgttaattacatttaatgaacACCCATCCAGTAGTTTACAAATGAAGCAGCTTGTAGCCCTGTTTTGTGAAAACTGTTAAAAGACACAATGGTTTAATGCTCAATTTGGAGGCTGTGGTTTGAGTGTAGATGATCCTGTTTTACCAAAATACTAGTTACAAGGAATAGTTCAGTTTTTCTCACAGCTTTAGAAAACattgttttctgtattttccAACACAATTAATGAAAAAATTAGCTACAAGAATCAGGAGCAATCTAAAATGTACTTAATGTTTCAGGAATGATTTTTGCTTGTTGAAGAAACTTTTGACCAGCTGCTCCACTCCAACACAGCAGTGAGCTTTGGTGGTGCAACCATTTggcgtcacacccagaatgccttgcggcGTAAACAACATTGGTGGCCACCAAACAAACCGGATTTTATAGCTTATGAGAAagacatagacaaaaatatttatgtatttatgtatattcttgtatttttagactgatttgtcaaaacagtcagggatcacttaaaaaaaaaacctggagtggagaatgtttttttttatcatctcaCTGTAGTAGCACATAATGAGAAACACGCTCCATTCATTATCGAGACTGGAAGTTGGAATGGCTCCTAAGCTGTGTTTGCTGCAGCCAGAGCTCCACTAATCAGtgcattaatattaaaaaatcaTGAACGAGGGCCGGAGGGGAGCGCTCGGCTGTTGCTTGTTATTGTGTATTTTGCAATTGAAAAATAACCTGAAGATAAATTGGAGATTTGATGATGATATGAGCATTAGAGACCTCAACAGATGTGCTTTGCTCATTCCTGATAATCTGTGTTCACGAACAGATGATGGCAACCAACCTGCGATTTAGTACAGCATTTGAGAGAATAGTTGCCCCAATTACCTTTTGTTAGGTGGAATGGGCCCGTGGCAGAGACGCGCTTGTTTCCACAAAGCACAAAGActgcaggtgtttttttttttatttacagtattttatatattttctaaGATGGTTTTATCCGTTTGTTCTGCAGGTTTGCACATCTCGGCGAGAGCCAGCACAGGAGGGAGAGAACCGGCCACGTAAACCTGGCGAACATCATCTGCTTGTGAGAAAAACACGTGACACATTTACTAAAATACAGAAAGCAAAAAGAGAATGTGTTTGACGGGCATTCATTCACGTGACGCTGGTCATGACGTGACATTTGTCTGCAGTTGGAATCGGACTCTTTCAACGGTAACGTGATATTTTTAGCAGTCTTGAAACACGTGAACAGAGCTACCGCGCTTTGCTATACGTAGCAGTCACTTCTTTACTCTCTTTTCTTCTCGTCCATCgcgcatggatggatgcaataTAACTAAAGATGCGTGTAGAGAGAACAGTCAATGCTATTTTCTATGTAGTTTGCCTTTTTTGAGGTTTGACGCTCTTGACGTTGTGACTTTGCCCATGACTGGCGTCCGTGTGAAATGCACGCCTTGTGCAGCCCCTCACTATTGTTGGCTCGCCGGCATGAAGAGCATGCGGTTAATAATCCACTCGGAGCATGATGAGACATGATTGAGTCTGGTTTCTGTAAAAATATGAGTCATCTACTTTAAGAAGGTCTGACTGCTTCATCCTCGTTTCTATTAACAGTTCTCTTAAAGAGGATATCTCCCCTGCagttttgagggggggggggtttattcatgcatttttcTTATCCTTGGTGAAATTTTAGAACATCGAGCAACCAAAAAAAAGTAGCCGTATTTCCCTGAAAATTGATGGTcatggctttttctttttttgttctgcaATGTGGGATTTAGCTTGAATTAGATCAACAATGCAGCCGCTATCTGAACATGCTTTCACCCATCTCTGTCCTTTGCTCCTCAGAGAGCCAGTGTCCTCCTTCTCAGAGGACAGCATCTACGCCGTCTGTCCTCCGCAGGTCGACAGAGCCAGCTGCGACGAGTTTGAAAGCCACGCGATGGCGGCTCATGGCCAGATGAGGGCGCTCTGTAGGGAGGACATGTTGATTTATAGGGACTACTTCAAGAACAGATTCATGTGAGACAAACTGGAGCTCCATATTTTAAACCCGATCGCTCCAGCCCAAAACACAAGATCCAATCGGCAACACTTGCAATGACTTATTCCCAGTTACAAGATGGCGGCGTAGACGTGTTTCAGCCCAGGTGTCCTCCTGCTGGAAGGAAATGGTCCTCACTGATGGATGAAACTGTACATCCTTTATTTGGACTGAAGGATTCAGGTCTGTTTAGTATTTCTATTAAGCAAAGGCATTTATTTTAATagcttcaaaaaaaataattgttcattcattcatgtctcCACGAGCTATTTAGTTTTTGCACTTTCAGTTTTTTCccattaataacattttattgcaTCCCCCTACTTAACGACA
It encodes the following:
- the LOC137915162 gene encoding polyphosphoinositide phosphatase-like, coding for MPQSASIIISGIQTMVLYETRARFFLVGTNQAQTKHRVLKIDRTEPKDLVIIDDKHVYNQEEVRELLGRLDLGNRTKIGQKGSSGLSRAVAAYGIVGFVRFLEGYYIVLITKLRKVADIGGQSVYKIEDTSMIYIPNDSARITHPDEARYVRIFQNVDLSSNFYFSYSYDLSHSLQYNLTLLQRPYELWTPPVSSAEEVVQTQSKQDSFDIFEDEGVPTQVVYGIQNEPYYKYVWNGKLLERIKDIVHQDWLMYIIHGFCGQSKLLIYGRPVHITLIARRSSKFAGTRFLKRGANCEGDVANEVETEQIVHDASVMSFTAGRYSSYVQVRGSVPLYWSQDISTMMPKPPIRLDQADPYAHVAALHFDQMLQRFGSPIIILNLVKKREKRKHEKILSEELYPAVLNLNQFLPPENCIDYIAWDMARYTKSKLCNVLDRLSMIAETVVKRTGFFINRSDFYCHTLRPEDRWGALGGRITASGLVQTGVLRTNCVDCLDRTNTAQFMVGKCALAYQLYALGMIDKPKLQFDTDCVRLFEELYEDHGDTLSLQYGGSQLVHRVKTYRKIAPWTQHSKDIMQTLSRYYSNAFSDADRQDAINLFLQVYQPSESKPHLWELPTDFYLHQRNTMCLPQNRRSYTLWWSEGILSYLPVAYDEVPCEETMKRVKVKRVNRFDESIDIYTEFFKPYELTSFDDTFCIAMTNSLREFMPKTLGVDPSPFTVRKPEETGKSALSNKSSKDETLLQRKTAASAPPPPSEEAISSTSEDDSEEDRDDDGSVSQRSTPIKLLTESGESSRTQEEIQKQQSMKEPYGLSLAAFPAEEDLLIYERFAHLGESQHRRERTGHVNLANIICLEPVSSFSEDSIYAVCPPQVDRASCDEFESHAMAAHGQMRALCREDMLIYRDYFKNRFM